The genomic stretch TCGATGCCGATGTGCCTCCGCTCCCGCTCTTCAGCGGCGATGTTGGTTTGCCCGCTGCCGGTGAAGATATCGAGCACCCAATCCCCCTTGTAAGAGTAGAACTCAATCACCCGCCCGACGAGCTCTGTCGGGAACGGGCATGGATGCAGATTCTCCTGGGGAGCGAGGGGACGCACCTTCCAGACGTTCTTGCTCTTCTCACCCTGGTAATCGGTCAGTCTCAGCCGGTTGCATTCCTTCTCGTCTTCGGACCGAAACCAATAGATATTGTCCCGATCACGGGCGGGGCCCGGCTTCTGGAAGACGAGAACGTATTCCGCAACTAGGCTTGGGTAGTAGTAGCCAGGGTAGGGATGCTGCATGAGCACGCCCGAACGGCGGTCACGCGCGATGGGCTTCTCCCAAACGATGTCTTCCTTGAAAGTCCAGCCCAACTGCTCCATCCAACCGACGAAGTGGAACGGCAGCGGCGTCCGACGCCCCTGCCACCCCACCGGGGCGATGTTCACGACGTTGTGCCCGCCCGGGTGGATGACTCGAAAGAGCTCCTTGAACCTCTCCACTAGGAACTCACGGTACTCGTCGTACGAGACGGCTTCTCGCTCCCAGCGCGTCTTCTTTCCGGACAGCTTCTCCACGTGGCCGGAGTAGTTGATCGCATTGAGATAGGGCGGTGAGGTGACTGCCAGCGTCACCGCATCGCTGGGAAGGTGCCGCAGGACGTCCAAGCAGTCGCCGAGCACAAGAGCCCCGCGCCCGACGCGAGCCATCGTGAAAGGCATCGCACAAAGAGCGTCTTCGAGAGCAACAGGATAGGGGTTCATCGGTCGCGCTCCCACGTCTTGCCGTACTGTGACGCTCTACGGATCGTGTCTAGTGGACGGGTGGTGCGATCACCATGGTCAACGCCGTAGATCGGGAGAGTGTTCCACTGCTCACCCCGGACGGGGTTCTGCAGGAGCAGTACGCTCTGAGAGAGCGATATGCAAGCGATTGCCGCTGAACACTCCTACAACGCGGTCTGGTAGCCGAGAAAGGGTCCGTTCAGTCGATGGATGATGTTGACCACTGACAGTCCGTGATGGCTGGCAGGAGCGCCGGCCTCTTCGAACGCGATCGCCAAGTTGGGGTAGTCAAGCACGCCGGTAGGGAACGGGTAACTAGTCAGCGCACTGACGGTCTTCAGACGGTGCGAGTTCGCCGCCAGATGCGCGAAGAGATGGAAGATCGAGCATCTCACGGATCGGTCTTTCCGATCCCAGTCTTGTCAAACAGTTCGCGCTGCAGTTCCGGTGCGTCGCGTCTACTCGGACGGATCGCTTCGCCCCATATCCGCTCGAGTCCCTCCGTGTGGACGTACTCGTTGTAGAACCGCGTCACGTCGTCGGCTGCCCGTTCCTCGGCAAGGCGATGCTTGACGATCTCGACATTTCCCGGACTCAACTCGATTCCCACGCCGAGACGCCCCAACTGCCGCGCGACGACCAGGGTCGTGCCCGTCCCGGCGAACGGGTCCAAGACCACGTCGCCCGGTTTCGACGATGACAGCAGGATACGCAGCAGCAGCAGTTGGACAGGCGACTGCTGCTTGTGGGCCCGCGCGCCATCGTCGTCGCGGATCGCCTCATCTCCGGCGAAGTAGCCGGATGTGAGTTCCCGAATGTCATCCCAGACATCGGTGACGAACACGCCGTTCTCGCGCTCGTACCGATATCCGGCTGGGAGCGGCGGGTCGATCCGAAGGCGGTGGAACATACGCGGCCGAGCTCCATTCGTCGCGAACGCGATGATCTGGTAGTGCTTGCCGTAGCGGTGCGTGCCGGGAACCGCCGATGTCTTCTTCTTCCATACGACCAGATTCTGGTACGTCCAACCGGATTCGCGGACGGTGCGCAGAACCTGCTCCGTGTTCTTCTCGCGCTGCATGAAGTAGAGCGCCGCGCCGTCGGACGACAGTTGACGGATGCGCGAACAGACGTCCGTCATCCATGCCCAGTAGTCGCCGTCGGGCATGTCGTCGTCGTGGCCATGGTAGTCCTTGCCCTGGTTGAATGGCGGATCGAGAAACGTCAGATCGACCGGACGGTCGATGCCACGGCTCGCCAGCATCGGGGCGTCGAGCCACTTCGTGCAGTCGCCGCAGATAATCTCCGTACGCATCACCCATCTCCGCCGCGTCAACTGACCCGCAGAGGGCAGTAAGGATACGCACGCCGGGCGGACGTCGTCTCATCGATCCGGAAACACCATTCCGTCGGAGTTCATCCCCCTAGCCACCGATCAAACCACTCGAACGCCTCCGCCTGCATGTCCAGATCGAACTTGTGCGGACCCGGGTAGAACGAGCACCGATACCGATCCGACGCGTCGATGCGCTCGTAGGCGTCCGCCATCATC from Candidatus Poribacteria bacterium encodes the following:
- a CDS encoding site-specific DNA-methyltransferase, translated to MARVGRGALVLGDCLDVLRHLPSDAVTLAVTSPPYLNAINYSGHVEKLSGKKTRWEREAVSYDEYREFLVERFKELFRVIHPGGHNVVNIAPVGWQGRRTPLPFHFVGWMEQLGWTFKEDIVWEKPIARDRRSGVLMQHPYPGYYYPSLVAEYVLVFQKPGPARDRDNIYWFRSEDEKECNRLRLTDYQGEKSKNVWKVRPLAPQENLHPCPFPTELVGRVIEFYSYKGDWVLDIFTGSGQTNIAAEERERRHIGIDTTREYFDYAEGRLRDALSQQRLFETGAEYDVDPRPS
- a CDS encoding site-specific DNA-methyltransferase, which encodes MLASRGIDRPVDLTFLDPPFNQGKDYHGHDDDMPDGDYWAWMTDVCSRIRQLSSDGAALYFMQREKNTEQVLRTVRESGWTYQNLVVWKKKTSAVPGTHRYGKHYQIIAFATNGARPRMFHRLRIDPPLPAGYRYERENGVFVTDVWDDIRELTSGYFAGDEAIRDDDGARAHKQQSPVQLLLLRILLSSSKPGDVVLDPFAGTGTTLVVARQLGRLGVGIELSPGNVEIVKHRLAEERAADDVTRFYNEYVHTEGLERIWGEAIRPSRRDAPELQRELFDKTGIGKTDP